In Brevibacillus brevis NBRC 100599, a single genomic region encodes these proteins:
- a CDS encoding MDR family MFS transporter, producing MIWRSWDLNLKVRLFGELITHTFFWMYFPFMAIYFSDTFGKDVAGLLLMVPPLLGMLSNLFGGYLADRVGRRFTMLLSLCTSTVMFALFAFSPSPWIDYIAFIGIGIAGALYWPASSAMVADLTTEDDRRIVFATFYTAMNIGVVAGPVLGSVFFVHYRPQLLMFCTLVELLFAITVFFLIKETLPEHVRQEKAKERFSLIQQFQSYAIIFRDKAFALYIGAGILIAIGFMQLDIYMALYVKEHVMQQALFSWGNWTYSVGGTSAFGWLMALNGFLVVLFTLPVTRWFENWSDRNSLVISSILFGVGLFLMAFTTNIWLLFGCMAILTFGELMRTPVAQSFISKYSPEDARGQYMGASSLQFSIGRFIAPLTIGLSQWLAPVGVFSVVLGLTLVSAYLYIILFRMIGAEEASKSS from the coding sequence ATGATTTGGCGTTCGTGGGATCTTAACTTGAAGGTACGTCTCTTTGGTGAATTGATTACGCACACCTTCTTTTGGATGTACTTTCCGTTTATGGCGATTTATTTTAGTGATACGTTTGGAAAGGATGTAGCGGGTCTTCTCTTGATGGTACCACCGCTGCTCGGGATGCTGTCCAACCTGTTTGGCGGATATTTGGCTGACCGGGTAGGGCGCAGATTCACCATGCTGCTCTCGCTCTGTACATCGACGGTGATGTTCGCATTGTTTGCGTTCTCACCGTCTCCCTGGATCGACTACATTGCCTTCATCGGGATCGGGATCGCTGGGGCTCTCTACTGGCCTGCCAGCTCCGCCATGGTGGCTGATTTGACCACAGAAGACGATCGCAGAATTGTATTTGCCACCTTTTACACAGCGATGAACATCGGGGTGGTCGCTGGTCCCGTATTGGGTTCTGTCTTTTTTGTCCATTATCGCCCGCAGCTGTTGATGTTCTGTACCCTCGTTGAACTGCTTTTTGCGATTACCGTCTTTTTCCTGATCAAAGAAACGCTGCCTGAACACGTCCGTCAGGAGAAGGCAAAGGAGCGTTTTTCCCTGATTCAGCAATTCCAGAGTTACGCCATTATTTTCCGAGACAAAGCTTTTGCCCTGTACATTGGCGCAGGGATTTTGATCGCCATTGGATTCATGCAATTGGATATTTACATGGCGTTGTATGTGAAAGAGCATGTCATGCAACAAGCATTATTTTCTTGGGGCAATTGGACTTATTCTGTCGGGGGAACCAGCGCATTCGGCTGGCTCATGGCCTTAAATGGTTTTTTGGTGGTTCTGTTTACACTGCCAGTTACACGCTGGTTCGAAAATTGGAGTGATCGCAACAGCCTCGTCATCTCCTCCATCTTATTCGGTGTCGGTCTGTTCTTGATGGCCTTTACGACGAATATTTGGCTCCTGTTCGGCTGTATGGCGATTTTGACATTCGGCGAGCTGATGCGTACACCAGTCGCCCAGAGCTTTATCAGTAAATACTCGCCTGAGGATGCACGTGGTCAGTACATGGGAGCTTCTTCGCTCCAGTTCTCGATTGGTCGCTTTATCGCTCCGCTTACGATCGGTCTATCTCAATGGCTCGCTCCTGTTGGCGTATTCAGTGTCGTCCTGGGCTTAACCCTAGTCAGTGCTTATCTGTATATTATTTTGTTCCGCATGATCGGTGCCGAAGAAGCTAGCAAAAGTAGCTAG
- a CDS encoding cell shape determination protein CcmA yields MQNENKNKLDLIFHGAVNATGGVYNKVDVQGYGKINGDVECESLHCAGHVSITGDLIGSSARVEGNASIKGKVKMDTLSVYGQLDVADDLNFTSLKVGGNVKVQGNMAGEDVKVHGSLKTAGDCEAEVFRANGAFSIGGLLNAGRIEVILHGSCEAKEIGGEYIEVRRTGNSTLGKLLKHFLNNTLTVETIEGDEIYLENTKAKVVRGNKVEIGPDCEIDLVEYSTECKQDQSSQVKTLTQR; encoded by the coding sequence ATGCAGAACGAGAATAAGAACAAGCTAGATTTGATCTTTCATGGGGCAGTGAATGCTACGGGTGGTGTATACAACAAAGTAGATGTGCAAGGTTACGGCAAGATTAATGGCGACGTAGAGTGCGAGTCGCTTCATTGTGCGGGACATGTCAGTATCACGGGAGATCTCATTGGCTCTTCGGCAAGAGTAGAAGGCAACGCATCGATAAAAGGCAAAGTGAAGATGGATACATTGTCTGTATACGGTCAGCTTGATGTTGCGGACGATTTGAACTTTACGAGTCTAAAAGTCGGTGGCAATGTCAAGGTACAGGGCAATATGGCAGGAGAGGATGTAAAGGTTCACGGATCATTGAAAACCGCAGGGGATTGCGAAGCAGAAGTGTTCCGGGCAAACGGTGCGTTTAGTATCGGAGGACTGCTGAATGCGGGGCGAATCGAGGTCATACTGCATGGTAGCTGCGAGGCAAAAGAAATAGGCGGAGAGTACATCGAGGTGCGCCGAACAGGCAATAGCACTTTGGGCAAGCTGTTGAAGCATTTTCTCAATAATACCTTGACTGTAGAGACGATTGAAGGAGACGAAATCTACCTGGAAAACACAAAGGCCAAGGTCGTTCGCGGCAACAAGGTCGAGATTGGGCCAGACTGCGAAATTGACCTGGTTGAATACAGCACAGAATGCAAGCAAGACCAAAGCTCCCAGGTTAAGACGCTGACACAACGATAA
- a CDS encoding aminopeptidase yields the protein MLDTRIVKLATNLLSHSVRLKEKESLLIEVRGEGHALAKELVKQAYDLGAYPFVRIIDPSIQRELMLGASAERATHLAKWEEPMYKDLDTYIVINGPSNDSEMADVPVERRRAHQSVMQELHDYLTNNVRWTLLNYPTTGLAQNANMSTVAFEDFYFDVCSVDYKKMHEAFLPLQQLMDRTDKVRLVGPGTDLQFSIKDIPSVICSGLRNIPDGEIFTAPVRDSVNGTITYNTATSYMGTKFENVCLKFVDGKIVEATSNNTKRLNEIFDTDEGARFIGEFAIGVHPYILHPMNDILFDEKIAGSFHFTPGRAYDNADNGNRSQIHWDMVNIQRPEYGGGEIWFDDVMIRKDGLFVLPELQGLNPENLKG from the coding sequence ATGCTGGATACACGCATCGTCAAGTTGGCTACAAATTTGCTGAGCCATTCTGTACGCCTGAAGGAAAAAGAAAGCTTGTTGATTGAAGTTCGTGGCGAGGGTCACGCCTTGGCGAAAGAATTGGTTAAGCAGGCATACGACTTGGGTGCCTATCCGTTCGTACGGATTATTGACCCGTCTATCCAACGTGAGCTGATGCTCGGTGCAAGTGCAGAGCGTGCGACTCATTTGGCGAAATGGGAAGAGCCAATGTACAAAGATTTGGATACATATATCGTCATTAATGGTCCGTCCAACGACAGTGAGATGGCCGATGTTCCCGTAGAGCGTCGTCGTGCGCATCAGAGTGTGATGCAAGAATTGCATGACTACCTGACCAACAATGTACGCTGGACACTGCTCAACTACCCGACTACGGGCTTGGCGCAAAATGCCAACATGTCTACTGTTGCTTTTGAAGACTTCTATTTTGACGTATGCTCTGTTGACTATAAAAAGATGCACGAAGCCTTTTTGCCTTTGCAGCAATTGATGGATCGTACAGACAAAGTGCGTCTCGTGGGACCAGGGACGGATCTTCAATTCTCGATCAAGGACATTCCGAGTGTCATCTGCTCAGGGCTGCGCAATATTCCAGACGGTGAGATTTTTACAGCTCCTGTGCGTGATTCCGTGAATGGAACCATTACGTACAACACAGCAACAAGCTACATGGGCACGAAATTTGAAAACGTGTGTCTGAAGTTTGTGGACGGAAAAATTGTCGAGGCGACTTCTAACAATACCAAGAGACTCAACGAAATTTTCGATACAGACGAAGGAGCGCGCTTCATTGGGGAATTCGCGATTGGCGTACACCCGTACATCCTGCACCCAATGAATGATATCTTGTTCGATGAGAAAATTGCCGGCAGCTTCCACTTCACACCAGGCCGTGCATACGACAACGCAGATAACGGCAACCGCAGCCAAATCCACTGGGATATGGTAAATATCCAGCGTCCTGAGTACGGCGGCGGAGAAATCTGGTTTGATGATGTGATGATTCGCAAAGACGGTTTGTTCGTTTTGCCGGAGCTGCAAGGACTCAATCCGGAAAACTTAAAAGGGTAA
- a CDS encoding THUMP domain-containing class I SAM-dependent RNA methyltransferase, with the protein MQKVELIATATFGLESVVAEEVKALGYGPVQVENGKVTFTADISAIPRTNLWLRTADRVRLKIGEFKATTFDELFEKTKALPWADWITEDGTFPVEGKSVKSTLFSVPDCQAIVKKAVVESLKKTYNREWFDEQGPLYKIEVALLKDVATLTIDTSGPGLHKRGYRELIGQAPLKETMAAAMIMLSRWKPDRVFMDPFCGSGTIPIEAALIGQNIAPGMNREFVSETWPIIPKTAWREARAETHDLARYDQKLEIIGTDMDDEILKIARYNATEAGVDDLIHFQRMDVRDVRTKRKYGYLICNPPYGERLGEWKQVAKMYGEMGKTFAAMDTWSFYVITSDEQFEEHFGRTASKKRKLYNGNIKVDYYQFFGPRPPRGPMVTPTE; encoded by the coding sequence ATGCAAAAAGTAGAATTGATCGCTACGGCGACTTTTGGTTTGGAATCAGTAGTAGCAGAAGAGGTGAAGGCGCTCGGATACGGACCCGTACAGGTGGAGAACGGCAAGGTAACGTTCACGGCAGATATTTCTGCGATTCCCCGCACAAATTTGTGGTTACGAACTGCCGACCGCGTGCGTCTAAAGATAGGGGAGTTCAAAGCAACTACGTTTGACGAGCTGTTTGAAAAGACAAAAGCACTGCCGTGGGCCGATTGGATCACAGAGGATGGGACATTTCCTGTGGAAGGGAAATCGGTCAAATCTACCTTGTTCAGTGTTCCGGATTGCCAAGCCATCGTGAAAAAAGCAGTCGTAGAAAGTCTGAAAAAGACCTACAACCGCGAGTGGTTCGATGAGCAAGGGCCGCTGTACAAGATCGAGGTGGCACTTCTCAAGGATGTGGCGACGCTCACGATTGATACATCAGGACCGGGTCTGCACAAGCGCGGCTACCGGGAATTGATCGGACAAGCGCCACTAAAAGAAACCATGGCTGCGGCGATGATTATGCTGTCTCGCTGGAAGCCTGATCGGGTATTCATGGACCCATTCTGTGGATCGGGTACAATTCCGATTGAGGCGGCGTTGATCGGACAAAACATCGCTCCGGGGATGAACCGGGAATTTGTTTCCGAGACGTGGCCGATCATTCCGAAAACAGCTTGGCGTGAAGCCCGTGCAGAAACGCATGATTTGGCGCGCTATGATCAAAAGCTGGAGATTATCGGGACAGATATGGATGACGAGATCCTGAAAATTGCCCGCTACAACGCGACGGAGGCTGGTGTAGATGACCTGATTCATTTTCAGCGAATGGATGTACGGGATGTTCGAACCAAGCGCAAGTACGGCTACTTGATTTGCAATCCACCTTATGGAGAGCGCTTGGGAGAATGGAAGCAGGTTGCCAAGATGTATGGCGAAATGGGGAAAACCTTTGCTGCCATGGATACCTGGTCATTCTACGTTATTACGTCCGACGAGCAGTTTGAGGAGCATTTTGGTCGTACAGCAAGCAAGAAGCGCAAGCTCTACAACGGAAATATCAAGGTAGACTACTATCAGTTTTTCGGACCTAGACCACCGCGCGGACCAATGGTTACCCCAACCGAGTAG
- a CDS encoding RluA family pseudouridine synthase, which yields MSRKDWIEYTVSEQDTGMNVEQIVRQKLNVSGRMMQRLTRSKGILLNRKQPFLQRQVKAGDTIAVRVIERQEQVPRQPQHDTKPEGPNTPMPSIDILYEDDHLLIANKPAGMMVHPIKQETDTLVHALAAVLAARGEQTSVHPVHRLDKDTSGAILVAKSSYGHQLADRLLREGGIHREYLAVASGVLSEGAGTIDAPIGRDARHPTKRRVVESGDPAITHYEVQQTSEEMTLARVWLETGRTHQIRVHFAHIGHPLAGDTMYGGARGLLRRQALHASKLSFLHPLLEKEIVVEAPIPSDMKRLMQAEFR from the coding sequence GTGAGCCGCAAAGATTGGATCGAATACACCGTCAGTGAACAAGACACGGGAATGAACGTGGAACAAATCGTCCGGCAAAAGCTCAACGTGTCGGGTCGTATGATGCAGCGGCTGACGAGAAGCAAAGGAATTTTGCTCAATCGCAAGCAGCCATTCCTGCAAAGACAAGTAAAAGCAGGAGATACAATCGCTGTTCGTGTCATTGAGAGACAAGAGCAAGTGCCTAGGCAGCCCCAGCATGATACGAAGCCCGAGGGGCCGAACACACCAATGCCGTCCATCGACATTTTGTACGAAGACGATCATCTCTTAATTGCAAACAAACCGGCAGGTATGATGGTGCACCCGATTAAACAGGAGACCGACACATTGGTACATGCACTCGCTGCCGTACTGGCGGCACGTGGTGAGCAGACGAGCGTACATCCTGTGCATCGGCTAGATAAAGATACATCAGGAGCTATTCTCGTAGCCAAAAGCAGCTATGGTCATCAATTGGCTGACAGGCTGCTGCGCGAAGGAGGCATTCATCGCGAGTATCTTGCGGTTGCCAGTGGCGTGTTGTCAGAGGGAGCGGGAACGATCGATGCGCCAATCGGCCGAGATGCGCGTCATCCGACGAAACGCCGTGTCGTGGAGAGTGGCGATCCTGCCATCACGCATTACGAGGTACAACAGACCTCTGAGGAAATGACGCTCGCTCGCGTCTGGCTGGAAACGGGTCGTACCCATCAAATTCGCGTTCACTTTGCCCACATTGGACACCCGCTTGCTGGTGATACGATGTACGGGGGAGCGAGAGGCTTGTTACGCCGACAGGCTCTGCATGCTTCGAAATTATCCTTTTTACATCCGCTTCTCGAAAAAGAGATTGTAGTCGAGGCACCGATACCATCGGATATGAAACGCTTGATGCAAGCAGAGTTTAGATAA
- a CDS encoding Fpg/Nei family DNA glycosylase, with the protein MPELPEMENYRRLLQEKIGGGTITATHVQREKTINLPPAEFARLLQDNRLTLVDRRGKHLLFHLESGHVLLLHLMLGGFLYLGSAEDKLKRTAQVTLSFGERLLYFHGLRLGYLHLLTNVQIDERLAPLGPEPLDPLFTFTRFTELLADKRSVLKTALVNQHWLAGIGNCYADEICFHAAILPTRTIPTLSLEEQKRLYHSMQTVLTEAIRFGGYMQPLFQGDSLTGGFDERCQVYDRGGEPCPRCGQPIEKSELSSRKVFACANCQH; encoded by the coding sequence ATGCCAGAATTACCTGAGATGGAGAACTATCGCCGACTGCTACAGGAGAAAATCGGTGGCGGAACGATTACGGCCACACACGTTCAGCGGGAAAAAACGATTAATTTGCCTCCTGCGGAATTTGCTCGTCTTTTGCAAGACAATCGCCTGACGCTCGTCGACCGCCGTGGCAAGCATCTTCTCTTCCATCTGGAAAGTGGTCATGTCCTTCTGCTTCACTTGATGCTCGGCGGCTTTCTATACCTGGGCTCTGCGGAAGATAAGCTAAAGAGAACCGCTCAAGTGACTCTTTCCTTTGGAGAACGCCTTTTATATTTTCACGGCCTCCGTTTAGGCTACCTGCATTTACTCACTAACGTTCAGATCGACGAAAGACTGGCTCCTCTTGGGCCCGAGCCATTGGACCCACTGTTTACCTTTACCCGATTTACGGAGCTGCTCGCTGACAAACGCAGTGTCCTCAAAACAGCGCTAGTCAATCAGCATTGGCTCGCGGGCATCGGCAACTGCTATGCGGACGAAATCTGCTTCCATGCCGCCATCCTGCCTACCCGAACGATCCCGACACTTTCTCTCGAGGAACAAAAACGACTGTATCATTCTATGCAAACCGTGCTTACAGAAGCGATTCGATTCGGCGGTTACATGCAGCCGCTTTTTCAAGGCGATTCCCTGACAGGTGGCTTCGATGAGCGCTGCCAGGTGTACGATCGCGGTGGTGAGCCTTGCCCGCGCTGTGGACAGCCTATCGAAAAGAGTGAGCTCTCCTCCCGCAAGGTATTTGCCTGCGCGAACTGCCAGCATTGA
- a CDS encoding DUF4855 domain-containing protein produces MSKKRFGSRMLFALLAATTLLVQSTPLTHAATEPKKPAVDTKKLEDQFKKPEEAHTEFTDLGNSYARKAVNRLAALYMISGQGENRFNPQNTISRQDIAVLLTKVIGLQPTEIEKAAFEDVPLENPYAPYVYGLSELGVMNGRSEHTMGALDPLTRQELAVMLSRLMKEGSVTKVAGQTPVTYSDEEDIADYAKTAVEEVTNQRWMQGANGKFNPSGTVTRAEAAVIAERVLDARYQQAEQVKYKVDVERLSLAAGTSQRLKVSSIGGDELPFTPIFAFDRPELGTISADGTFVAGPTAGKGNLTVTVGYNTTTIPVEIKNAGEPAVEKAEDTLKTAPVTSSNDSATEVDESKTVVEEEAKEPAEKDELVNIAPGSYTSVTTFGAPDSYFQELEKQYPGPVGGLVTPTEDWTGYHRQFGRKVTVELDEAKPLERVALTFKQQKTSGITMPEYMEVEVSRDGKVWSYAGRAVHDVSAKEDKLVTRTLSVTLPDVNTRYVRVSFPVKVFTFARQLEVWAKPDSEWNNGAVLLPPPNPAKLEEAKQAGRRVENMLLAYTGEHNELGTWTKEDFLPMVGYRTVDGYMRDQMFDTILFLPYQTIPATKESWTKYMNDLFGSNKQLDALNQAMREYNRLRGTLYSTPTQENVVLALPYPNANQTNFGQLDEKKPSLSFNPAGIGEEQAYLNRKAALEWYFQELMKRWNREGYAYLKLEGIYWFHELVEDSAPKERQLIRDMGSMVHDEALRYYWIPYFGSPGVSEWKSLYFDKAFLQPSYYSDKPVGIDRIQGVLEVVNKYNMDIEIEGDWKMYNDPKFYQTYYNQLVATHKLGMDKNNVHAYYFGSKTLLESVKSTDPVKRAIYDDTYKWMRGRFDRTEFFEGSEMP; encoded by the coding sequence ATGAGCAAGAAACGATTCGGGAGCAGAATGTTGTTTGCTTTATTGGCAGCGACTACATTACTGGTCCAAAGTACGCCGTTGACTCATGCTGCCACAGAGCCAAAGAAACCGGCAGTAGACACCAAGAAGCTGGAAGATCAGTTCAAAAAACCAGAAGAAGCACACACGGAGTTTACGGATTTGGGCAACAGTTACGCTAGAAAAGCCGTAAACAGACTCGCAGCCCTTTATATGATCAGTGGTCAGGGAGAAAACCGTTTCAACCCGCAAAACACGATTTCTCGACAAGACATTGCGGTACTTTTGACAAAAGTAATCGGTCTTCAACCAACAGAAATTGAGAAAGCCGCTTTTGAAGATGTTCCTTTGGAAAATCCTTATGCACCGTACGTTTATGGACTCTCCGAGTTGGGTGTGATGAACGGCAGAAGTGAACATACCATGGGTGCTCTAGACCCGCTTACAAGACAAGAGCTGGCTGTCATGCTGTCTCGCTTGATGAAAGAGGGATCTGTGACCAAAGTGGCAGGTCAGACTCCTGTTACATACAGCGATGAAGAAGATATCGCCGACTACGCCAAAACGGCTGTGGAAGAAGTGACGAATCAGCGCTGGATGCAAGGTGCAAACGGCAAGTTTAATCCGTCAGGAACCGTCACGCGTGCGGAGGCGGCTGTGATCGCTGAGCGCGTCTTGGATGCACGTTACCAGCAAGCTGAACAGGTGAAATACAAAGTAGATGTAGAGCGGCTGAGCTTGGCTGCTGGCACGAGCCAACGCTTGAAGGTAAGCAGCATCGGGGGAGATGAGCTGCCTTTTACACCTATTTTCGCTTTTGATCGTCCTGAGCTGGGAACCATCTCGGCAGACGGAACCTTTGTTGCTGGTCCTACGGCGGGAAAAGGAAATCTCACGGTGACAGTCGGCTACAACACGACGACAATTCCGGTTGAAATCAAGAACGCTGGTGAGCCAGCTGTCGAAAAGGCAGAGGACACCTTAAAGACTGCTCCGGTGACTTCCTCCAATGACTCGGCAACGGAAGTCGATGAAAGCAAGACGGTAGTAGAAGAAGAGGCGAAGGAGCCAGCGGAGAAGGACGAACTGGTCAATATCGCGCCTGGCAGTTATACATCGGTGACTACTTTTGGAGCCCCAGACTCGTATTTCCAAGAGCTGGAGAAGCAGTATCCGGGTCCAGTAGGTGGACTTGTTACGCCTACAGAAGACTGGACGGGATACCACCGTCAGTTTGGGCGCAAGGTGACCGTTGAGCTCGACGAGGCGAAGCCGTTGGAGAGAGTTGCGCTAACGTTTAAGCAGCAGAAGACTTCGGGTATTACGATGCCAGAATACATGGAAGTCGAGGTATCTCGCGACGGGAAAGTTTGGTCGTATGCGGGAAGAGCTGTTCACGATGTTTCCGCCAAAGAGGACAAGCTGGTTACACGCACATTGAGCGTGACCTTGCCTGACGTCAACACCCGGTATGTTCGGGTATCCTTCCCAGTGAAAGTATTTACGTTCGCTCGCCAGCTGGAGGTATGGGCAAAGCCGGATAGCGAGTGGAACAATGGAGCTGTCTTGCTGCCGCCACCAAACCCGGCGAAGCTGGAAGAAGCCAAACAAGCTGGTCGTCGTGTGGAAAATATGCTACTCGCTTATACCGGGGAGCATAACGAACTCGGGACATGGACCAAAGAAGATTTCCTCCCGATGGTTGGCTACCGCACCGTAGATGGCTATATGCGTGACCAGATGTTTGACACGATTCTGTTCCTGCCGTATCAGACCATTCCTGCGACGAAAGAAAGCTGGACAAAGTACATGAATGATTTGTTCGGCTCAAACAAGCAGCTTGATGCTCTCAACCAGGCTATGCGGGAGTACAACCGCCTGCGCGGAACGCTGTATTCGACACCGACACAGGAAAATGTCGTGCTGGCACTGCCGTATCCGAATGCCAATCAGACCAATTTTGGTCAGTTGGATGAAAAGAAACCATCTCTCTCCTTCAACCCTGCGGGAATTGGAGAAGAGCAAGCGTATTTGAATCGCAAAGCTGCGCTGGAGTGGTACTTCCAGGAGCTCATGAAGCGCTGGAACAGGGAAGGATACGCCTATCTGAAGCTGGAAGGAATTTATTGGTTCCATGAGCTGGTGGAGGATAGCGCACCGAAAGAGCGCCAATTGATTCGTGACATGGGTAGCATGGTGCATGACGAGGCGTTGCGCTACTACTGGATTCCGTATTTCGGTTCACCGGGAGTGTCCGAGTGGAAATCTCTTTATTTCGATAAGGCGTTCCTGCAGCCGAGCTATTACAGCGACAAGCCGGTAGGAATTGACCGTATTCAAGGGGTACTGGAGGTCGTCAACAAGTACAACATGGACATCGAGATCGAAGGCGACTGGAAGATGTACAATGATCCGAAGTTCTATCAGACCTACTACAATCAGCTAGTTGCCACCCACAAGCTGGGGATGGATAAAAACAACGTGCACGCTTACTACTTCGGCTCTAAGACATTGCTAGAGTCTGTCAAGAGCACGGACCCTGTCAAGCGCGCCATCTATGATGATACGTACAAATGGATGCGCGGCCGTTTTGACAGAACAGAATTTTTCGAAGGTAGTGAGATGCCGTAG
- a CDS encoding TetR/AcrR family transcriptional regulator has translation MDHPDIEQKLGGRGEEEQETRERILSAARQLMAQKGYKGATTRKISELAGVNEVTVFRHFKNKVGILTELLKEIMDVREQLEQGLQGEFADLKEMLVSYARTYYGLLVERKEIFMICMIEADNHPEVVQMFSSLPMTAVEVLSNKLLVFQEQGHLPKAVPFTAALMFVSTFFYAFMAKYRVNLDLEMVEEELFENASEILLQGIRGLK, from the coding sequence ATGGATCACCCAGATATAGAACAGAAGCTGGGGGGGAGAGGCGAAGAGGAACAGGAAACCCGTGAGCGAATTTTATCGGCCGCACGTCAGCTAATGGCACAAAAGGGATACAAGGGAGCGACTACACGCAAGATTTCTGAGCTTGCTGGGGTGAATGAGGTGACGGTATTTCGTCACTTCAAGAACAAGGTAGGCATCCTGACTGAACTCCTGAAAGAAATCATGGATGTCCGAGAGCAGCTGGAGCAAGGGTTGCAAGGCGAGTTTGCTGATCTCAAGGAAATGCTGGTTAGCTACGCACGTACGTATTACGGCTTATTAGTCGAGCGCAAAGAAATTTTCATGATCTGCATGATTGAAGCGGATAATCACCCAGAAGTCGTGCAGATGTTCAGCAGCCTGCCGATGACCGCAGTCGAGGTATTGTCCAACAAGCTCCTAGTGTTTCAGGAGCAAGGTCATTTGCCAAAGGCTGTTCCGTTCACGGCAGCTCTTATGTTCGTCTCCACTTTCTTCTATGCCTTCATGGCGAAGTATCGGGTTAATCTCGATCTCGAAATGGTAGAAGAAGAGCTTTTTGAAAATGCTTCTGAAATCTTGCTACAAGGCATCAGAGGACTCAAATAA
- a CDS encoding YhbD family protein codes for MDANVISKKDLLELTGISYGQLYRWKRKNLIPEEWFIRRATFTGQETFFPREQILARIDKILNMKDDLSLDELADMFSPSMSGTSLTAEELLARNIVSTTSLEVFNVFLGSLRTFTFQQALYAYVLEKLLAAGDLSVDEGGGLLQVLASHYPKFEGKPCELIFMRKMGISTFVLVSSSTEMYFDSGVKVVKRLDLANCIEELKGKYL; via the coding sequence TTGGACGCAAATGTAATCTCGAAGAAGGACCTGCTGGAGCTTACCGGCATTTCGTACGGACAATTGTACCGTTGGAAACGAAAGAACTTGATTCCAGAGGAATGGTTCATTCGTCGAGCCACTTTTACAGGGCAAGAAACCTTTTTCCCACGGGAACAGATTTTGGCTCGAATCGACAAGATCCTGAACATGAAAGACGACCTGTCGCTGGATGAATTGGCGGACATGTTTTCACCAAGTATGAGTGGAACCTCGTTGACAGCAGAGGAATTATTGGCACGAAACATTGTTTCGACTACTTCTCTAGAAGTGTTTAACGTTTTTCTCGGGAGCTTACGGACCTTTACCTTCCAGCAGGCATTATACGCCTATGTGTTAGAAAAGCTTTTGGCCGCAGGAGACTTGAGTGTAGATGAAGGCGGCGGATTGTTGCAGGTACTGGCTAGCCACTATCCCAAATTCGAAGGGAAGCCTTGTGAGCTGATCTTTATGCGCAAGATGGGGATTTCCACGTTCGTGTTGGTGTCTAGCTCTACCGAAATGTATTTTGATAGCGGTGTAAAGGTAGTGAAGCGGCTCGATCTAGCCAATTGCATCGAAGAATTAAAAGGAAAATATTTATAG